The Rhodohalobacter sp. SW132 genome has a segment encoding these proteins:
- a CDS encoding T9SS type A sorting domain-containing protein: protein MKYKIASILTFLLLLLPNLVIAQAEVTLNDASINPGETLTLTNDTIYLLDGFVFVEEGAVLNIEPGTVIKGLPGTGAEASALIVARGGKIFAEGTSTQPIIFTAEADELNGNLPLDVNGLWGGVIILGNTTLNSEPGETVIEGIPSTETRGIYGCGVTMDCDDDDDSGVFRYVSIRYGGSEIGAGNEINGLTMGGVGRGTTIEYVEVFNNFDDGFEWFGGTVNTRYLVAAFAGDDSFDYDEGFRGKGQFWFAIQGSDADRAGEHDGGTDPEDGQPYATPLIYNVTYIGSGADDPRNNDALIFRDNAGGYYYNSIFTDFGGRGITIEDLESGQDSRQRLDDGELDLANNIWWNFGAGNNAEDFIPQDFVRDALLASGKFNEVADPQLEGISRTNDGGLNPLPNTSGPAFQNVRPIPEDDDFFTEVDYRGAFGLENWASGWTAISELGILAAVSTNTEEQVSQLPTSIELSQNYPNPFNPTTQISFTLPQNENVKLEVFEITGRRIATLVDGVQQAGTNTVSFDASNLSSGMYIYRLQSNSATITRKMTLLK from the coding sequence ATGAAATACAAAATTGCTTCCATATTAACATTTCTCTTGCTGCTGTTACCAAATTTGGTAATTGCACAGGCTGAAGTAACCTTGAACGATGCTTCGATCAATCCGGGAGAGACGCTAACGCTGACAAATGATACAATCTATCTTCTGGATGGATTTGTGTTCGTGGAAGAGGGTGCGGTACTAAACATCGAGCCGGGAACTGTGATTAAGGGCCTTCCCGGAACCGGTGCCGAAGCCAGTGCACTGATTGTAGCGCGTGGTGGAAAGATCTTCGCTGAAGGTACATCTACGCAGCCAATTATCTTTACTGCTGAAGCCGATGAACTCAATGGCAATCTACCGCTGGATGTCAATGGTCTGTGGGGTGGAGTGATCATCCTGGGTAATACCACGCTGAACTCAGAGCCCGGTGAAACGGTGATTGAAGGGATTCCGTCTACAGAAACCCGGGGAATCTACGGGTGCGGGGTTACCATGGATTGCGATGACGATGATGATTCCGGTGTGTTCCGATACGTTTCAATTCGCTATGGCGGCTCCGAAATTGGTGCCGGTAATGAGATCAACGGGTTGACGATGGGCGGTGTAGGGCGTGGCACCACTATTGAATATGTAGAAGTGTTTAACAACTTTGATGATGGTTTTGAATGGTTTGGCGGAACGGTAAATACCCGTTACCTGGTGGCCGCGTTTGCCGGTGATGATTCCTTTGATTACGATGAAGGATTCCGCGGGAAAGGCCAGTTCTGGTTTGCAATCCAGGGATCCGATGCCGACCGGGCAGGGGAGCACGATGGCGGAACTGACCCGGAAGATGGCCAGCCGTATGCAACTCCGTTGATTTACAATGTCACCTATATTGGAAGCGGAGCAGATGACCCGCGCAATAATGATGCTCTCATCTTTCGGGATAATGCCGGTGGTTACTATTACAATTCCATCTTCACTGATTTTGGCGGCCGCGGGATCACCATTGAAGATCTGGAATCAGGTCAGGACAGTCGTCAGCGGCTCGATGATGGAGAGCTGGATCTTGCCAACAATATCTGGTGGAATTTTGGCGCCGGCAACAATGCAGAAGATTTTATCCCCCAGGATTTTGTACGCGATGCGTTGTTGGCATCTGGCAAGTTCAATGAAGTTGCCGATCCGCAGCTCGAAGGCATCAGCCGAACGAATGACGGAGGATTAAATCCATTACCTAATACTTCAGGTCCGGCATTTCAAAATGTTCGTCCCATACCTGAAGATGATGATTTCTTCACTGAAGTTGATTACCGGGGTGCATTTGGCCTTGAAAACTGGGCCAGCGGATGGACTGCTATTTCTGAACTTGGAATTCTGGCAGCCGTTTCCACAAATACAGAAGAACAGGTTTCTCAGCTGCCAACATCAATTGAACTTTCCCAAAATTATCCAAACCCATTTAACCCAACTACTCAAATATCCTTTACACTACCACAAAATGAGAACGTAAAACTTGAAGTATTTGAGATTACCGGGCGACGAATTGCAACATTGGTAGATGGAGTTCAGCAGGCAGGTACGAACACAGTGAGTTTTGACGCTTCAAATCTTTCCAGTGGCATGTACATTTACAGGCTGCAAAGTAATAGTGCTACAATTACGAGGAAGATGACATTGTTAAAATAA